The Bacteroidales bacterium DNA segment AAAACAATTTGAAAAAAAGGCAAACATTAAGTTGTTTGCATTTGATGAAAATAAAGGCAGAGCAGCTGCATTAAATTACGGAAAAAAAAAATGTGAATGCAAATACACTTTAATTATTGACCCGGACGATATTCTTTTACCAAACAGAATTGAAAAACAATATTCTTTTTTAGAAAACAAGCCCGAAATTGATATCCTCGGAGCTAATGTTATTTATTTTAATTCCGAAACCGGAAAAAAATTAAATAACTCAAATTTTCCGACAACTCATAAAGATATCTACAAGACTTTTTATAAAGGTGAGAACGGTGTTTTGCAACCTACAATACTTGCAAAAACAGAAGTTCTGCAAAAACCGGATTATATCCAAATTGCTCCCGGACAAGATTATGTATTTTTTGCCGGTCTTGCAAAAAAAGGGTGTCGTTTTGCAGCTTTGAAAGAAC contains these protein-coding regions:
- a CDS encoding glycosyltransferase; translation: MKKEVDVSLLATNYNNEKFLKEFFESIINSTVEPKEIIIVDDGSTDNSTEIIKQFEKKANIKLFAFDENKGRAAALNYGKKKCECKYTLIIDPDDILLPNRIEKQYSFLENKPEIDILGANVIYFNSETGKKLNNSNFPTTHKDIYKTFYKGENGVLQPTILAKTEVLQKPDYIQIAPGQDYVFFAGLAKKGCRFAALKEPVNLMRIHPSSVVSNINIGSIKKIFSHRDKIFNTKTSSVRIYFYYKYLFFYRKSMLNKQKILKYLYLFLSIIFNPIKLINRLRK